In a single window of the Pontibacter russatus genome:
- a CDS encoding sugar phosphate isomerase/epimerase family protein — translation MKESPLSRRNALKALGASAGMALLPAAVEAEPAEKRPAKSDFIYCLNMSTIKGHKLGFEKELEVASKAGFRSVEIWMDSLQAFLDGGGTLPEARKRLDDLGLQVENAIGFAPWIIDDDAARKKGLELLRREMEMLAQIGCHRTAAPPVGATKGPDLDLNRAAERYRAILELGEQTGVVPQLELWGFSENLSRLSEVMYVAIESGHPAARLLLDVYHLYRGGSSLDSLPLVGKKAIEVFHVNDYPANISAAAITDADRVYTGDGVAPLSRILQTIYNPDRPVVLSLEVFNKDYYAQDALQVAKAGLAKMKSAVRNI, via the coding sequence ATGAAAGAATCACCTTTAAGCCGCCGCAACGCTCTCAAAGCGTTAGGTGCATCCGCTGGAATGGCTTTGCTGCCGGCGGCGGTCGAAGCGGAGCCAGCTGAAAAGCGGCCTGCCAAATCGGACTTTATCTACTGCCTGAACATGAGCACGATCAAGGGCCACAAGCTGGGGTTCGAGAAGGAACTGGAGGTGGCTTCGAAGGCTGGTTTCCGATCTGTCGAAATATGGATGGACTCGCTGCAGGCTTTCCTGGACGGGGGCGGCACGCTGCCCGAGGCGCGGAAGCGCCTGGATGACCTGGGGCTCCAGGTGGAGAATGCCATTGGTTTCGCCCCATGGATTATAGACGATGACGCCGCCCGCAAAAAGGGCCTGGAGCTGCTCAGGCGCGAAATGGAAATGCTGGCGCAAATCGGGTGCCACCGCACGGCCGCGCCGCCTGTCGGGGCTACTAAGGGCCCGGACCTCGACCTGAACCGGGCTGCGGAGCGTTACCGCGCCATCCTGGAGCTGGGCGAGCAGACAGGCGTAGTGCCCCAACTGGAACTGTGGGGATTCTCTGAGAACTTAAGCCGCCTGAGCGAGGTGATGTATGTGGCGATTGAGAGCGGCCACCCCGCTGCCCGGCTGCTGCTCGACGTGTACCACCTCTACCGGGGCGGGTCCAGCCTCGACAGCCTGCCGCTGGTGGGCAAAAAGGCCATCGAGGTTTTTCATGTGAACGATTACCCGGCCAATATATCCGCCGCCGCCATTACCGACGCCGACCGGGTATATACCGGCGATGGCGTGGCCCCGCTTAGCCGCATCCTGCAAACCATATATAATCCTGATCGCCCTGTGGTACTCTCGCTGGAGGTATTCAACAAAGACTATTATGCGCAGGATGCACTGCAGGTGGCAAAAGCTGGTTTGGCCAAAATGAAATCCGCCGTACGGAATATATAG
- a CDS encoding RNA polymerase sigma factor: protein MQNQPIKNIPEEELVARLRAQDASAMSVLYDMYSPALFGVVLQIVKEEETAEDVLQEAFVKIWGSFQSYDAAKGRLFTWMINVCRNLAIDKIRSKQYRVNQKTREIPASPRALYGAVGFKPEHIGVREVTETLSPEQKQIIDLMYFEGMTQSEIAEEYNIPLGTVKTRARSAIKALGKLFKGRA from the coding sequence TTGCAAAACCAACCGATCAAGAATATCCCGGAGGAGGAACTGGTGGCCCGGCTCCGGGCGCAGGATGCATCAGCCATGTCGGTGCTGTACGACATGTACAGCCCTGCCCTGTTTGGCGTGGTGCTGCAGATTGTGAAAGAGGAGGAGACCGCCGAGGATGTGCTGCAGGAGGCTTTCGTGAAGATATGGGGCTCTTTCCAGAGCTACGACGCCGCCAAAGGCCGCCTTTTCACCTGGATGATCAACGTCTGCAGAAATCTCGCCATCGATAAAATCCGATCCAAACAGTACCGCGTAAATCAGAAAACAAGAGAGATTCCTGCCTCCCCCCGGGCCCTGTATGGCGCGGTCGGGTTTAAACCAGAGCATATTGGCGTACGGGAAGTAACCGAAACGCTAAGCCCGGAGCAGAAGCAGATCATCGACCTGATGTACTTCGAGGGGATGACGCAGAGCGAGATTGCCGAGGAGTACAACATTCCGCTGGGCACTGTGAAGACGAGGGCGCGGAGCGCGATCAAAGCATTGGGTAAACTGTTTAAAGGACGTGCATAA
- a CDS encoding DUF2064 domain-containing protein, with product MRTAPADTAILLFAHAAAHEAKAKTFASGRSARTNEKIADVLLEHTLAVVRKARLPLIPVFTADQKGNTFGERLANAFQDAFGAGYQRVICIGSDCPTLAATDLLQAQEVLQRQNMVVGPAEDGGAYLIGMHIDCFDPESFAMLNWQTGQVLHELFIYSFRQQAVLYGFELLQKRADVDSKEDLRLVLEGLPVFNRFRVLVLGILYGRAARAFAFRHLLRKPLGWSLRELQLRAPPQQAQ from the coding sequence TTGCGAACCGCACCCGCCGATACCGCCATTCTGCTGTTTGCACACGCAGCAGCGCATGAAGCAAAGGCCAAAACCTTTGCCTCGGGGCGCAGTGCGCGCACAAACGAAAAGATAGCCGACGTGCTGCTGGAGCATACCCTGGCAGTCGTGCGTAAGGCCCGCCTCCCGCTCATTCCGGTGTTTACGGCTGATCAGAAGGGAAACACCTTTGGCGAGCGGCTCGCGAATGCTTTTCAGGACGCGTTTGGGGCGGGCTACCAGCGGGTCATCTGCATCGGGAGCGACTGTCCCACACTGGCGGCAACGGACCTGCTGCAGGCGCAGGAGGTACTGCAACGGCAGAACATGGTGGTTGGGCCTGCAGAGGATGGCGGTGCTTACCTCATCGGGATGCACATCGACTGCTTTGACCCGGAGAGCTTCGCCATGCTGAACTGGCAGACCGGGCAGGTGCTGCACGAGCTTTTCATCTATTCTTTCAGGCAACAGGCGGTCCTCTACGGCTTTGAGCTGCTGCAGAAGCGGGCCGACGTGGACTCGAAAGAAGACCTGCGCCTCGTTTTGGAAGGGCTGCCGGTTTTCAACAGGTTCCGGGTTCTCGTACTGGGTATTCTTTACGGAAGGGCGGCTCGCGCTTTTGCTTTCCGCCACCTCCTGCGCAAGCCCCTGGGCTGGAGCCTGCGCGAACTTCAGCTGCGCGCACCTCCCCAGCAGGCGCAGTAA
- a CDS encoding anti-sigma factor — translation MHNEDYIASGVLELYAAGALDAAERMEVERMAAESPEVRAALLDACEVMEQYAMLHAAQPNPALKDKVMARIQQGQRVSTEEGPEAWALYPEPEEQGSGPYKWMFAASIVLFLLSGFMSLRFYQNWQDAETRLAQALASEQQLAQTYQTAAYSLDQQEQMLRVLRDESYQPVRLQGVEAHPEAKVLVYWNPEEEKVYIDAVQLPAPPAGKQYQLWALLDGKPIDAGLISLERGQETAMQQMKGIKNAQAFAVTLEPVGGSANPTLEQLYVMGEVKS, via the coding sequence GTGCATAACGAAGACTACATAGCGTCCGGAGTGCTGGAACTGTATGCCGCAGGAGCGCTTGACGCAGCGGAGCGGATGGAAGTGGAGCGCATGGCCGCCGAATCGCCGGAGGTGCGTGCCGCCCTGCTGGACGCCTGCGAGGTGATGGAGCAGTATGCGATGCTGCACGCCGCGCAGCCAAACCCTGCGCTCAAAGACAAGGTAATGGCCCGGATACAACAGGGGCAGAGAGTCTCTACCGAAGAGGGGCCTGAGGCTTGGGCGCTTTACCCGGAACCGGAGGAGCAGGGAAGCGGGCCTTACAAATGGATGTTTGCGGCCAGCATCGTCCTTTTTCTGCTGTCGGGCTTTATGAGCCTCCGCTTTTACCAGAACTGGCAGGACGCCGAGACAAGGCTGGCGCAGGCGCTGGCCTCGGAGCAGCAACTGGCGCAAACCTACCAGACTGCCGCCTACAGCCTCGACCAGCAGGAACAGATGCTGCGTGTGCTGCGGGACGAAAGCTACCAGCCGGTGCGGCTGCAGGGGGTGGAGGCTCACCCTGAAGCAAAGGTGCTGGTGTACTGGAACCCCGAGGAGGAGAAAGTATATATAGACGCGGTGCAACTGCCCGCTCCACCCGCCGGCAAACAGTACCAGTTATGGGCCCTGCTGGACGGCAAGCCCATTGATGCGGGCCTCATCAGCCTGGAACGCGGCCAGGAGACCGCCATGCAGCAGATGAAGGGCATCAAAAACGCACAGGCCTTTGCCGTTACGCTCGAGCCGGTTGGCGGAAGCGCGAACCCAACCCTGGAGCAACTCTACGTAATGGGGGAGGTGAAGTCCTGA
- a CDS encoding cellulose synthase family protein, producing MPIAEATVLVIYGGCLAFIFCYSMAQLHLTVLYWLRHGKREKPYINPQKSWPLVTVQLPIYNERYVVERLLEAVAAFDYPPDRLQLQVLDDSTDDTTAIIEAKLKAYPHLNVQHLRRPTRSGYKAGALQHALPLATGEFICIFDADFVPAPDFLKRTVVAFTEANTGVVQTRWGHLNRDYSLLTRLQAFGLNAHFTVEQTGRSRGGHFINFNGTAGIWRKACIEDAGGWQADTLTEDLDLSYRAQLRGWQFIYMEEVEALAELPADMAALKSQQFRWTKGAAETARKHLWPVLRSNAPFLTKLHAFFHLLNSAIFVCVLLTAVLSVPVLYIKHTSPTLSPLFQFGYALLLSLGALVAFYWSAQHARSESAWRTTLRFVPEFFLFLSISMGLSLHNSIAVLEGFMGRKTPFIRTPKYNLVARSDTWRKRGYRLKSISFVTVLEGLLALYFIYAIVLGLRWELYGQLPLHLLLAFGFGAVFFYSLFHSRRG from the coding sequence ATGCCTATAGCAGAAGCAACGGTGCTGGTTATATATGGCGGGTGCCTCGCTTTCATTTTCTGCTACAGCATGGCGCAGCTGCACCTGACGGTGCTTTACTGGCTGCGCCATGGCAAGCGGGAGAAGCCATATATAAACCCGCAGAAGAGCTGGCCTCTGGTGACGGTGCAACTGCCCATCTACAACGAGCGCTACGTGGTGGAGCGGCTGCTGGAAGCCGTGGCTGCGTTTGATTACCCGCCCGATCGGCTACAGTTACAGGTATTGGATGACTCCACCGACGATACCACGGCCATCATTGAGGCAAAGCTGAAAGCCTATCCGCACCTGAACGTGCAGCACCTCCGGCGGCCAACGCGCTCCGGGTACAAGGCGGGGGCGCTGCAGCATGCCCTGCCGCTTGCCACCGGGGAGTTCATCTGTATCTTTGACGCTGATTTTGTGCCTGCCCCCGATTTCCTGAAACGCACGGTAGTAGCCTTTACCGAGGCCAATACAGGCGTGGTGCAAACACGCTGGGGCCACCTCAACCGCGATTACTCCTTGCTCACGCGCCTGCAGGCGTTCGGGCTGAACGCGCATTTTACGGTGGAGCAGACAGGGCGCAGCCGCGGCGGCCACTTCATCAATTTTAACGGCACGGCCGGTATATGGCGCAAGGCCTGCATCGAAGACGCCGGTGGCTGGCAGGCCGACACCCTCACCGAAGACCTCGACCTGAGCTACCGCGCGCAGCTCCGGGGCTGGCAGTTTATATATATGGAGGAGGTGGAGGCACTCGCCGAACTCCCCGCCGACATGGCGGCGCTCAAATCGCAGCAGTTCCGGTGGACGAAAGGCGCCGCCGAAACGGCCCGCAAGCACCTGTGGCCCGTGTTGCGCTCCAACGCCCCGTTCCTGACAAAGCTGCATGCCTTCTTCCACCTGCTCAACAGCGCCATCTTTGTCTGCGTGCTGCTCACGGCCGTGCTGAGCGTGCCCGTTTTATATATAAAGCACACCTCCCCTACCCTTTCGCCGCTGTTTCAGTTCGGGTATGCACTGCTCCTGAGCCTGGGGGCGCTGGTCGCGTTTTACTGGTCGGCGCAGCATGCCCGCAGCGAAAGCGCCTGGCGCACGACGCTGCGGTTTGTGCCGGAGTTTTTTTTGTTCCTGTCTATTTCCATGGGCCTCTCGCTGCACAACAGCATCGCGGTGCTGGAGGGATTTATGGGCCGGAAAACACCGTTCATCCGCACGCCGAAATACAACCTGGTGGCCCGCAGCGACACCTGGCGGAAACGCGGCTACCGCCTGAAGAGTATAAGCTTCGTGACAGTGCTGGAAGGGCTGCTGGCGCTTTACTTTATATATGCCATCGTGCTGGGGCTCAGGTGGGAGCTATATGGGCAGTTGCCTTTACACCTGCTGCTCGCCTTTGGGTTTGGTGCCGTTTTCTTTTATTCGCTCTTCCATAGCAGGCGCGGTTAA
- the arsS gene encoding arsenosugar biosynthesis radical SAM (seleno)protein ArsS (Some members of this family are selenoproteins.), which yields MKSLQGQHHQLADSSFQLEVLQAPSRQGDRLPAFADRLQAHGLYPLRPTGTTILQVNVGKMCNQTCRHCHVDAGPDRKEIMTRSTMQLCLDALAHSPQITTVDLTGGAPEMNPDFRWFVEELSKLGRQVMVRCNLTIILANKKYHDLPDFFRKHGVHVVSSLPYFQASRTDAQRGDGVFEKSIKALQLLNAVGYGLEGSGLLLDLVYNPSGAFLPGSQASLEAEFKRRLRSGYQVEFNSLFCITNLPVSRYLDYLVQSGNYDSYMEKLVSAFNPAAAAGVMCRNTVSVGWDGYLYDCDFNQMLELQVAHGAPQHIRDFDAAVLDERDIVLNQHCYGCTAGAGSSCGGETVS from the coding sequence ATAAAATCACTTCAGGGCCAGCACCACCAACTGGCCGATTCTTCTTTTCAACTGGAAGTGCTGCAGGCGCCCTCCCGGCAGGGAGACAGATTACCGGCTTTCGCTGACAGGCTGCAGGCGCACGGCCTGTACCCGCTGCGGCCGACGGGCACCACCATCCTGCAGGTGAACGTGGGCAAGATGTGCAACCAGACCTGCCGCCACTGCCACGTAGACGCTGGCCCCGACCGGAAGGAAATCATGACGCGCAGCACCATGCAGCTGTGCCTCGACGCGCTGGCGCATTCGCCCCAAATCACGACCGTGGACCTGACGGGAGGGGCACCGGAGATGAACCCGGACTTCCGCTGGTTTGTGGAGGAACTCTCGAAGCTGGGGCGGCAGGTGATGGTGCGCTGCAACCTCACCATTATCCTGGCCAACAAAAAGTACCACGACCTGCCCGATTTCTTCAGGAAGCATGGCGTGCACGTGGTGTCGTCGCTGCCTTACTTCCAGGCTTCGCGCACCGATGCGCAGCGCGGCGATGGCGTGTTTGAGAAATCCATCAAAGCCTTGCAACTGCTGAACGCGGTTGGGTATGGCCTGGAGGGCAGCGGCTTGCTGCTGGACCTGGTGTATAACCCGTCGGGGGCCTTTCTGCCGGGCAGCCAGGCCTCGCTGGAGGCGGAGTTCAAGCGAAGGCTGCGGAGCGGTTACCAAGTGGAGTTCAACAGCCTGTTCTGCATCACCAACCTGCCCGTGAGCCGTTACCTCGACTACCTGGTGCAGAGCGGCAACTACGACAGCTATATGGAGAAGCTCGTCAGCGCGTTTAACCCGGCGGCCGCCGCCGGTGTGATGTGCCGCAACACGGTTTCCGTTGGCTGGGACGGCTACCTCTACGACTGCGACTTCAACCAGATGCTGGAGCTGCAAGTGGCGCACGGCGCGCCACAGCACATCCGCGATTTTGACGCCGCCGTGTTAGACGAGCGCGACATCGTGCTGAACCAGCACTGCTACGGCTGCACCGCCGGGGCCGGCTCCAGCTGCGGCGGCGAAACGGTTAGTTAA
- a CDS encoding NAD-dependent succinate-semialdehyde dehydrogenase has product MAIESINSATGEVVKAFDPHTAEEVNQKIEAAGEAFRYWRHVSFGERAQHMTRQAEILENEAEHYGRIISLEMGKPLKEAISEVKKCALACRYYADNAAGFMKDEEIETKASRSLIAYEPLGVVLAVMPWNFPFWQAYRFLAPALMAGNVGVLKHASNVPQCALSIEEIVRKAGFPDNVFQTLLIGSGEVDAVIEHPLVRAVTLTGSEGAGAKVGGKAGQQIKKTVLELGGSDAFIVLEDADLDRAAEVAVKSRMVNTGQSCIAAKRFIVVASVADAFLEKMKHRMAALKTGDPLTDDCDYGPLARKDLAEDLEKQVQQSVEQGAEVVLDGGREFDDTAYFKPMILTNVTPGMAAYEEELFGPVAAVMVVKDEAEAVKVANDSRFGLGGSVWTQDKERGLRVARQVETGAMFVNELVHSSPEMPFGGIKKSGYGRELSYLGIREFVNQKSIWVA; this is encoded by the coding sequence ATGGCGATAGAATCGATTAACTCGGCCACGGGAGAAGTGGTGAAGGCATTTGACCCGCACACCGCAGAAGAGGTGAATCAGAAGATAGAAGCGGCCGGTGAGGCTTTCCGGTATTGGCGCCACGTCAGCTTCGGGGAGCGCGCCCAGCACATGACCCGACAGGCAGAGATACTGGAGAACGAGGCGGAGCACTACGGCCGCATCATCTCGCTGGAGATGGGCAAGCCGCTGAAAGAGGCTATATCAGAAGTGAAAAAGTGCGCCCTGGCCTGCCGTTACTATGCCGACAATGCCGCCGGGTTTATGAAGGACGAGGAGATTGAAACCAAGGCCTCGCGCAGCCTCATCGCTTATGAGCCGCTTGGCGTGGTGCTGGCCGTAATGCCCTGGAACTTCCCCTTTTGGCAAGCCTACCGGTTTCTGGCGCCCGCGCTGATGGCGGGCAACGTAGGGGTTCTCAAACATGCCTCCAACGTACCGCAGTGCGCCCTGTCCATCGAGGAGATCGTGCGCAAGGCCGGTTTCCCCGACAACGTGTTCCAGACCCTGCTGATTGGCTCCGGAGAAGTGGACGCCGTGATCGAGCACCCGCTGGTGCGGGCCGTGACGCTGACGGGCAGCGAGGGGGCAGGCGCCAAGGTGGGCGGGAAAGCCGGGCAGCAGATCAAAAAAACGGTGCTGGAACTGGGCGGCAGCGACGCGTTTATCGTGCTGGAAGATGCCGACCTGGACAGAGCCGCCGAGGTAGCCGTAAAGTCGCGGATGGTGAACACCGGCCAGAGCTGCATTGCCGCCAAGCGCTTTATCGTGGTGGCAAGCGTGGCAGACGCGTTTCTGGAGAAGATGAAGCACCGGATGGCCGCCCTGAAAACCGGCGACCCGCTCACTGACGACTGCGACTACGGTCCGCTCGCCCGTAAAGACCTGGCGGAGGATTTAGAAAAGCAGGTGCAGCAATCGGTGGAGCAAGGCGCGGAGGTAGTGCTGGACGGTGGCCGCGAGTTCGATGACACCGCCTATTTCAAACCGATGATCCTGACGAATGTGACGCCCGGCATGGCCGCGTACGAGGAGGAGCTGTTTGGCCCGGTAGCCGCTGTGATGGTGGTGAAAGACGAGGCCGAGGCTGTCAAAGTAGCCAACGACTCCCGCTTCGGCCTGGGCGGGTCCGTCTGGACACAGGACAAGGAGCGCGGCCTGCGCGTGGCCCGGCAGGTGGAAACCGGGGCCATGTTCGTAAACGAGCTTGTCCACTCCTCCCCCGAAATGCCTTTTGGCGGCATCAAAAAGTCAGGCTACGGCCGCGAGCTCTCCTACCTCGGCATCCGCGAGTTTGTGAACCAGAAAAGCATATGGGTAGCGTGA
- a CDS encoding rhodanese-like domain-containing protein, which translates to MKKPIYLATATIWLLVLQACGQTTDAAYALMLKGIYNNTVPLLQPKQLFQELQKPENKPLLLDTRSPAEYKVSHIAGARFVGFGDFNVADLKDVPKNTPLVVYCSVGARSEMVGEQLQQAGYKNVRNLYGGIFEWVNQGYPVCNKKGKTDKVHAYSKTWGIWLQEGEKVYD; encoded by the coding sequence ATGAAGAAGCCTATATACCTCGCCACGGCAACGATATGGCTGCTGGTGCTGCAGGCCTGCGGGCAAACCACCGACGCTGCCTACGCGCTGATGCTGAAGGGCATATATAACAACACGGTGCCGCTGCTGCAGCCAAAGCAACTTTTTCAGGAGTTGCAAAAACCAGAAAACAAACCGCTGCTGCTCGACACCCGTAGCCCCGCAGAATACAAGGTGAGCCATATAGCAGGCGCCCGCTTCGTGGGGTTCGGGGATTTTAATGTGGCTGATTTGAAGGATGTGCCGAAAAACACGCCGCTGGTGGTGTACTGCTCTGTGGGCGCTCGCAGCGAAATGGTGGGGGAGCAACTGCAGCAGGCGGGCTACAAAAACGTGCGCAACCTCTATGGAGGCATCTTCGAGTGGGTGAACCAAGGCTATCCTGTCTGTAACAAGAAAGGCAAAACGGATAAAGTACACGCTTATTCCAAAACGTGGGGCATTTGGCTGCAGGAAGGGGAGAAGGTATATGACTGA
- a CDS encoding DUF2461 domain-containing protein: MATRIQKSTLQFLSDLTGNNTREWFNGNKKRYEAARHNYTDFLDELLLEIQQFEPAARGQKGKDLLFRIYRDVRFSNDKRPYKDHFGAYIAEGGRKSIYPGYYLHLAGGDKSFVAGGLWMPPAEQLKAVRQEIDYNLDGFREIVEAPAFRERFGELQGEQLKTTPKGYDKENPAIQYLRYKSWNAVMPLPDAVVLQDDFLQVAVAAMQALKPLNDFLLQPMLDIGE, encoded by the coding sequence ATGGCAACCAGGATACAGAAAAGCACCCTGCAGTTTCTTTCAGACTTGACCGGGAACAACACCCGGGAGTGGTTTAACGGGAACAAAAAACGGTACGAAGCCGCCCGCCACAACTACACGGATTTCTTAGACGAACTGCTGCTGGAGATACAACAGTTTGAGCCGGCGGCACGCGGGCAGAAAGGCAAAGACCTGCTCTTCCGGATATACCGCGACGTCCGTTTCTCTAACGACAAGCGCCCGTACAAGGACCATTTCGGAGCCTATATAGCCGAGGGTGGCCGAAAATCTATATACCCTGGGTATTACCTGCATCTTGCGGGCGGCGATAAATCGTTTGTGGCCGGAGGACTCTGGATGCCTCCTGCCGAGCAGTTAAAAGCCGTGCGCCAGGAAATCGACTACAACCTCGACGGATTCAGGGAAATTGTGGAGGCTCCCGCGTTCCGGGAAAGGTTTGGAGAATTGCAGGGGGAGCAGCTTAAAACCACGCCCAAGGGCTACGACAAGGAGAACCCGGCCATCCAGTACCTGCGCTACAAAAGCTGGAACGCCGTGATGCCGCTGCCCGATGCGGTGGTGCTGCAGGACGACTTTCTGCAGGTGGCAGTAGCGGCGATGCAGGCGCTGAAACCCCTGAACGACTTCCTGCTGCAGCCCATGCTGGATATAGGCGAGTAG
- a CDS encoding DUF1501 domain-containing protein has product MHNHENEIAYQMSRRDFLTRASLAGVGLAALSSLLPSELFADENPKPVLPHFAPKAKRIIYLFQSGGPSQLELFDYKPKLKEMFGKELPDSIRGEQRLTGMTSNQKSFPLAMGNFNFQQHGKSRAWVSELLPHTAGIVDDLCFIKSMHTDAINHDPAITFFQTGSQLAGRPSMGSWLSYGLGSENKNLPGFVVLLSRGREGDQPLYAKLWGNGFLPSEHQGVIFRSGENPVYYLNNPKGMDKQSRRRMLDHLAQLHQVQYEHVLDEEINSRVAQYEMAYRMQSSVPSTLDVSQEPEYIYDMYGEESRKPGTFAANCLLARRLIEKDVRFVQLYHQGWDQHGNLPNDIRMMAKSVDQASAALIKDLKQRGLLDETLVIWGGEFGRTNYSQGQLAVDNYGRDHHPRCFTLYMAGAGIKKGISYGETDDFGYNIAKDPVHVHDFQATILHLLGIDHEQLVFKHQGRRYRLTDVAGKVVKDILA; this is encoded by the coding sequence ATGCATAACCATGAGAACGAAATAGCCTATCAGATGAGCCGCCGCGACTTTCTGACGCGCGCCAGCCTGGCGGGCGTTGGCCTGGCTGCCTTGTCTTCCCTGCTGCCCTCGGAACTTTTCGCCGACGAGAACCCCAAGCCGGTGCTGCCGCATTTTGCCCCGAAGGCCAAGCGCATCATCTATCTTTTCCAGAGCGGTGGCCCTTCCCAGTTAGAGCTCTTCGATTATAAGCCAAAACTGAAAGAGATGTTCGGGAAAGAGCTGCCGGATTCTATACGCGGAGAGCAGCGGCTGACCGGCATGACCTCCAACCAGAAGTCGTTCCCGCTGGCGATGGGCAACTTCAACTTCCAGCAGCACGGCAAGAGCCGGGCCTGGGTGTCGGAGCTGCTGCCCCACACGGCCGGGATTGTGGACGACCTCTGCTTTATCAAGTCCATGCACACCGACGCCATCAATCACGACCCGGCCATCACGTTCTTCCAGACCGGAAGCCAGCTGGCGGGCAGGCCAAGCATGGGCTCGTGGCTGAGCTACGGTTTGGGAAGCGAAAACAAAAACCTGCCGGGCTTCGTGGTGCTGCTCTCCCGGGGCCGCGAAGGCGACCAGCCCTTGTACGCCAAGCTTTGGGGAAACGGCTTTTTACCGTCGGAGCACCAGGGGGTTATCTTCCGCTCCGGCGAGAACCCGGTGTACTACCTCAACAACCCGAAGGGCATGGACAAGCAGAGCCGCCGCCGCATGCTGGACCATCTGGCGCAGCTGCACCAGGTGCAGTACGAGCATGTGCTCGACGAGGAGATAAATTCCCGCGTGGCGCAGTACGAGATGGCCTATCGCATGCAGTCCTCTGTTCCGTCTACGCTGGACGTGAGCCAGGAGCCGGAGTATATATATGACATGTATGGGGAGGAGTCCAGAAAGCCGGGCACGTTTGCCGCGAACTGCCTGCTCGCCCGTCGCCTGATAGAGAAAGACGTGCGGTTTGTGCAGCTTTACCACCAGGGCTGGGATCAGCACGGCAACCTGCCGAACGATATCCGGATGATGGCTAAATCGGTGGATCAGGCCTCTGCCGCGCTCATCAAAGATCTGAAGCAGCGCGGCCTGCTCGACGAAACGCTGGTGATCTGGGGAGGGGAGTTTGGCCGCACCAACTACTCCCAGGGCCAGCTCGCGGTGGACAACTATGGGCGCGACCACCACCCGCGCTGCTTCACGCTATATATGGCCGGGGCGGGTATCAAAAAAGGAATCTCCTACGGCGAAACAGACGACTTCGGGTACAACATTGCCAAAGACCCCGTGCATGTGCATGACTTTCAGGCCACCATCCTGCATCTGCTGGGGATTGACCACGAACAGCTGGTCTTCAAGCACCAGGGGCGCCGCTATCGGCTCACTGACGTCGCCGGGAAGGTGGTGAAGGACATCCTGGCATGA
- a CDS encoding arsenosugar biosynthesis-associated peroxidase-like protein, which produces MENTYYNPADLAKFGNISELQPEMGRKFFDYYGEVFREGALTEREKALIALAVSHAVQCPYCIDAYSTECLQKGADENQMMEAVHVAAAIKGGAALVHGVQMMNKIKELTM; this is translated from the coding sequence ATGGAAAATACTTATTACAACCCGGCCGACCTGGCGAAGTTTGGCAACATATCGGAGTTGCAGCCGGAGATGGGCCGCAAGTTTTTTGACTATTATGGCGAGGTGTTCAGGGAAGGCGCGCTGACTGAGAGGGAGAAAGCCCTGATTGCGCTGGCCGTGTCGCATGCGGTGCAGTGCCCTTACTGCATTGACGCCTACAGCACCGAGTGCCTGCAGAAAGGAGCCGACGAGAACCAGATGATGGAGGCGGTGCACGTGGCGGCGGCCATCAAGGGCGGCGCGGCGCTGGTACACGGCGTGCAGATGATGAACAAAATCAAAGAGCTGACGATGTAG
- a CDS encoding TIGR04282 family arsenosugar biosynthesis glycosyltransferase, whose amino-acid sequence MTEKKLLLLFVRNPELGKVKTRLAAALGPEKALDIYSRLLRHTRQITGNLSVQKRVYYAGWVAENDIWPNAQYEKRLQPPGDLGQKMEAAFAAAFAEGYTSVVIIGSDCLQLTPAILRQAYMELGRHDVVIGPALDGGYYLLGMKQLHSELFRNKRWSTEHVLPDTLQDIQTLRLSYSLLPRLSDVDHVEDLDASLLS is encoded by the coding sequence ATGACTGAGAAAAAGCTGCTGCTCCTGTTTGTGCGCAACCCCGAGTTGGGCAAAGTAAAAACGCGCCTCGCCGCCGCCCTCGGGCCGGAAAAGGCGCTGGATATATATAGCCGCCTGCTGCGCCACACCCGCCAAATCACCGGAAATTTGTCCGTGCAGAAGCGCGTGTATTATGCCGGCTGGGTGGCTGAAAACGATATATGGCCGAACGCGCAGTACGAAAAGCGGCTGCAACCCCCCGGCGATTTAGGGCAGAAGATGGAGGCTGCCTTTGCCGCCGCCTTTGCCGAAGGCTATACCTCCGTCGTCATCATCGGGAGCGACTGCCTGCAGCTCACGCCCGCCATATTGCGGCAGGCCTATATGGAGCTGGGGCGGCACGATGTGGTGATCGGTCCCGCGCTAGACGGCGGGTATTACCTGCTGGGGATGAAGCAACTGCACTCAGAACTGTTCCGGAACAAGCGCTGGAGCACGGAGCATGTTTTGCCGGATACGCTGCAGGACATCCAGACGCTGCGACTGTCTTACAGCCTGCTTCCGCGCCTCTCCGATGTGGACCATGTGGAGGACCTGGATGCTTCGCTGTTATCCTGA